Proteins encoded by one window of Elaeis guineensis isolate ETL-2024a chromosome 12, EG11, whole genome shotgun sequence:
- the LOC105034831 gene encoding protein SHORT INTERNODES 1, which yields MFGFSLGGSQNHQQRQQQGDQEGIPPENLFLYGGAGGRSEEIPYARGFGLWQQQHQIQRQHQIHSSSSAGETLLSFSDGPGRSAGAMRSGAGGGISCQDCGNQAKKDCAHLRCRTCCKSRGFHCPTHVKSTWVPAAKRRERQQQLAAAAALQHHHHHQYRGGGSEGSGGGGETSKRPRETTRLPTAITATTSGGVLEAASFPPEVSSQAVFRCVRVSPVDEAEDEYAYQTAVSIGGRVFKGILYDQGPEAEYMSSTHYHTHHGDASPSPPAPAAISTAAAIAGSAVAAANTIASDAAAALLDPYPTPLSAFMAGTQFFPQHPRP from the exons ATGTTTGGTTTCTCTTTAGGTGGGAGTCAAAATCATCAGCAAAGGCAGCAGCAAGGAGATCAAGAAGGGATCCCTCCCGAGAATCTATTCCTCTACGGCGGGGCCGGCGGCAGAAGTGAGGAAATTCCGTACGCGCGAGGCTTCGGGCTTTGGCAGCAGCAGCACCAGATCCAGAGACAGCACCAGATCCACTCCTCCTCGTCAGCTGGAGAGACGCTGCTGTCTTTCTCCGATGGGCCTGGCCGGAGCGCCGGGGCCATGAGGAGCGGCGCGGGAGGGGGAATCAGCTGCCAGGACTGCGGGAACCAGGCCAAGAAGGACTGCGCCCATCTCCGGTGCCGGACCTGCTGCAAGAGCCGCGGCTTCCACTGCCCCACCCACGTCAAAAGCACCTGGGTCCCCGCCGCCAAGCGCCGCGAGCGCCAGCAGCAgctcgccgccgccgccgccctacagcaccaccaccaccaccaataCCGTGGTGGTGGTTCGGAGGGAAGCGGCGGCGGCGGAGAGACTTCTAAACGGCCCAGAGAAACCACCCGCCTGCCCACGGCCATCACAGCCACCACTTCAG GAGGGGTTCTGGAGGCAGCGAGTTTCCCGCCGGAGGTGAGCTCGCAGGCGGTGTTCCGCTGCGTGCGGGTGAGCCCGGTGGACGAAGCCGAGGACGAGTATGCGTACCAGACGGCGGTGAGCATCGGAGGACGTGTGTTCAAGGGCATTCTCTACGACCAAGGGCCCGAAGCCGAGTACATGTCTTCCACTCATTACCATACTCATCATGGTGACGCCTCCCCTtcgcctcctgctcctgctgctatTTCTACTGCCGCTGCTATCGCAGGTAGTGCAGTTGCTGCTGCGAATACTATTGCTTCTGATGCCGCTGCTGCTTTGCTCGATCCTTACCCGACTCCCCTCAGTGCCTTCATGGCCGGCACCCAATTCTTTCCCCAACATCCCAGACCCTAA